From the Antennarius striatus isolate MH-2024 chromosome 15, ASM4005453v1, whole genome shotgun sequence genome, the window TTTTCTGGTGTCTTCAGCCAAAACTGATTTTCTGCTAAGAGCCAGGCTGGAAGAGTTTTAAATCAGCCACGCGTCTCCATTCTTCTCAGGAAGTTTAGGTTTTGAACTCAACCTGCTGATCCTGAGTTTTTCCTGGTTATTTGTGATGAGGGTGTCGGTTGAAATGATGCTCCCGGCCCCGTGGTGTTCTTAACGCCGTCTGTCATGTCCTCCAGCGCATACAGTGAAGACAGGAACCTTCTTCGCCTGCGAGCGTGGGAGCAGAGGAACCTGGGTGTGAGCCCAGCCAAAGAGCTGAACGCTGAAAACGTGCCTCTGTTTGGGGAACCGTACAAGGTGAGGCACGTGGACTCAAACCGGTTTGGTTCGATCGCACGTGAATACCAGCGTAGCCTTTAACCTGTGGATGAAAGGATGTTTGTTCTGGACTTTGTGTCGCATTTCAGTGCGAGCGTGAGGGAGTTCTGCAAGTGTGGGTCGTAATTAGACAGCTATGTCCAAATAacaaagaaatgttttcttgCTCTTCTTACCCAGCTTTTAGGAAACTTGGACTAAAGAtgtgaatacatatttttttaagaggTGTTTATCAACCTCCAGCAATAAGCCAAGAAAAGATTTCatcaatatttcaaatattaatcagttttttttgtgggattataaaagtttttactttttcatagTTGTCTTAACGTACTCtgggtttgttttatttttatggagggtttaaacatttatttgtagGATAATTGCAAACTAATAAGATGTTTTGTCGTCTGTTTTGCAGACAAAGAAAGGGGATGAACTTTCTAATCGGATCCAGAGGATGCTGGGTAGTTATGAAGATGTGAACAACCCCTGCCCCTTTGCTCTCGAGCCGTTACCCGTTCCTCCTTACGTAACCTCCTCACAGTCCGATCGGGGTCAGCCGCACACGGATAATCCAACCAAGCCTCCATTCCATTACCAGGTCCAGCACATGCCCACCCACAGTCAGCGCGCCCCACCCACCAGTAGTTTATCGTCCCAGCCCACTCGGACCGCCTCCTCCTCGCCCCCCCACCCGGCCGGGCATTCGTCGACGTCCTCCAGCGCGTGTCAAAAGACTAGCGAAGCTCCCTCACACGTCACCGCAGAGATGGGTTCGCCGTCTCCTGATGCTAAACCGGAGCCCTTCTTGTGTTCCGGCGgacgtgatgacatcaccgcagACGCCGTTCACAGACGCCACGCAGATCACCCCCCCGAAAGTGTCCTTAACCTAAAGCAGTCCCCCAAAGAGGGCTCCCTGCAGCAGGCCGGCAAAGGAAGCGCCCTGCCTTCCCAGACCTTCCCTTCGCTCCTGTCCAAGCAGCCCAGCGCCGCCGTGACCCAGAAGCCCACGGCGTACGTGCGGCCGATGGATGGTCAGGACCAGGTGTTCAGCGAGTCGCCCGAGCTGAAGCCCTCACCTGAGCCGTACGTGCCTCTACCGGAGCCAATCAGCAAGTCTGAGCTGGAGAAAACCAGCTTATTTCCACAGTACCTGGAGGTGAGTGGATCATCTTTAGTCTGGAATAAACTGTTAGTTATTCCTGTTGCTGCGGCGCAGCAGAACATTCCAAACGCTGTGGCTCTGAAGTTCCTGCTTGACTGAAGGTATTCAGTcgggtttgtgttgttttggagAATCTGTCTGACCTCCAGTTTAActctgtgtgcacacacacacacgcacacacacacacacacacacacacacacacacacacacacacctgcagcgcTCCTCCCTGCTGCTGTTCTCACTGCTGTGACTGAACATAGCAGCTTATCAGCGATCCTTAACGAAGCCTCAAATGCGTGTCCAGGGCGTAACCTCACCATTACCCAGCATGCCTCTGGGGTTTAATCAAATGTCAAATGCATCGTTTTGCCAGAAAAAGGATTCCAATTTGGTTGTGCAAACCAAAACGAATCCAGTGTGCcgtcgttcctcgtggttaatgcattccaggaaccacacgcaattaataaattccgcgatagagcgacaacctatttatcttattatttacagtaatttaaacgtttctgaaccccccctcactgatactaaaccaccttccatctgtattacctttaaaacactctgatagactgttaaaagcacttttgtgtctcaaggaagtctgagactcacagaacgtagcgcactttttggatgcagtcagccaatagaatgagcgtacggtatcacgtgacggcctactaaaaatctcatcttcagctgctttttcctcattgtggatcacgggggttgctacagaCTGATATGATATTGTGTTTTATTCCGATTTATTGAACAGTAAtctgatattatgtgcttttaacggtttactagtgGTTTTATAATGCTaatatttgtggcggacagacTTAAAGTGGAGGGAAACGACATcaacttgtttatttttccGTCTATTCTTTCTAAAAACTGACGTCTAATCAAGACCGACCTGAGCCGAGGTTCACCTGGACCTGCAGAGCTGTGGAAACTCTAACCTGAAGGCGCCAGCTGACGTCATGTCGCTGcgttgttgtttcaggtgtgtgtttccttGGCTGCTGCAGGAACACCAGAACAATAAATGATCTTTGTCACTGACTTGCTTCACCACTGCGGGGCCCGTCAGTCGGACCTTATCTCCATCCATTCAGACAGAACACCTGAATGAcagcgctgcacacacacacacacacacacacacacacacacacacacacacacacacacacacacacacacacacacacacacacacacacacacacactcacggtTTATCTAGTGTTGGCCAACGTCAGCGCTGGTTGCGTCACACGGTCCTGACATCACAGGACGCGGCGTTTTAACAGCTCATTCTAGTGTACCCGTTACCATGGTTACCAAATGATTTGCGTAATCGCTGACTGGACTCTTCCAGATCATCTTGAGCTTCGAACACTTGGCTAACGGTTTCATTCATTGGTTGAACTTCTTTAAATGTGAATCAGAATCGTGACGCAGACGTCCACCTCGGCGTCACGGTTCGGAGTGTAGCCTGCAGCGGCAGTTTTCAACTTGACACCGCGGGCGGAGCTGCGAGATGACGCAGAAAGAACTGGAAAATCCTCCTCCGGTCTGAAGCCACTGGTTTAGCAGCTCTGGGCTCACGGCTGAGTTATGCCCAACTTTAGGAGATTTGACAACCCGCGTAACTACCCCCGCCATCGCGAGTTGGTGAATGTCGGGTGATTATCGGTTATTAACTGGTTTATTAATGCAGCTGCTCTCAGCTTCAGGGGTTTTGTTTATGTTAACCCAActaaaatgtgctttttggaacacttcctgttttgactgTTGTGATTGGATGGTCAGGAAATCCCGGACTGGAGCGTTTCTGTCGAGTGGACTGGACTGAATCCTCTGaagctgtgtttttatttttgatcttTTACTCTTcacatgttttaaaatgtgattcatgCTGTGGGGAGtttattcaaaatttttttcctgcagcaaATGATAAATTAGTCATGATAAATGTCTTTATGAAAACATGAACGCATCATGATATGCCTTTGCCTTCTTTTGCATTTGCGTTCATTGTGTTATAATAAAGTTCAGACCTAAGACTTTTATtgagctttattttttaaatctcatgcATGCGTGTTAAACTCTCATCATTAACCCGTTCCTTTCCTGTGTCGCCAGCAGAAAGAAGCGTCCATCTGTGTTTGGATGAGAGGCTAAGCTAAGTGAAACTATGAATAATTATTCCTTTCTTCTCCTCAGACAAAAACCAGTGAAGTTCACTGTGTTGACGACATACTAAAGGTAAGACCAGACCactgagagacacacacatgtgaaaaTCAATggtgtttaaataaaaaccaagcattttttggtgtttttatatgagatgtttattttatttttgtcgtATATCTGCAGTCGAACCTTCTCCAGATGTTTGCTCACGGCGCACCCGTCACGTTGTGTGGTCACGGACGTGTTTTTACCCGTGTTACTACCTGTTCCTGCACAGAttcagctgcattctgaacctAACAGCCTTTTCTCAACACAAGTTGAGCAACTCCTGATAAACTGTCCTTTATCTGCAGCTGCAGGCTTTCGGTACAACACGGGGTTTATGTTCATGTTTgaaaccaaaaaatgttcaagggatttttttcttttgacgtTTTCTTATTTCTCATTAGAAATAAACACCCAGGGAGAGAAGAGTTCAAACTCTCCTCTATTTATCCCTTTATTTCTAAAGTCAACTGTCAGGTTTCATATTTGTTTAAGAAAACGAATGCGAGTGAGGACGCGCTGTCGCAGCCGTGACGGAGCCAACGAGCGCCGGCACACAGAAAGCGTCTTAAGTAGCCATGATGTAGAACAGACAAGGTCTTCATGTGAATCTGCTGGGATGGGAGTCGATCCCAAAACCACCGTGTGTCAAGAAACTGAGGTTTAAACATGATTCAGAGCGACGGTGACACGGCGCCGTCGGTGGCTGAATTTTTTAGACGTCCTCCCTGCAGGTTTCCTCTGGTTTGTTTAGCCTTAGTTTGAGTTGACCTTTGGGCGGCGAGGGCTTCGACGTCAAGCGTCTGTTTGCTTTATGCTTGATTTTTAACCCCTTCCTTCCCCACAGGAGATGACCCACTCATGGCCCCCCCTCCTGGCAGCCATACACACACCTAGTACAGGTGAACTCTCCAAATCCCTGTTCTCAGCCAAGGTAAGAGGCCGTTCTAGTGAATGTAGTTTTGAACAGCGTGCGTCAGCTGTTTCATGACATCAAAATTACAAGAATAAACTAATATGGATTCAAATAATAAATTGTGTCGGTGGTGTTTTATTTCTTATCAGCTGTTTGTCTTTGCAGGAGGCAGATCATGTGTCTTCAGGACAAAGTGAGTAAAGGGGgattatttacaatattttctgaAACCTCCCAAAAGCCTTTCTTATCAAATTATGATGATGGTGTCTTTCTAAGTTAATTAGGACCCCTAACCTCGGGCTCATCAACAGATCCGTGACGCTCCGTGTTTCCTTTGCTCTTCTTCCAGAAAACGATGACTCCACTCGTTCAGATCCATCCCAGCTCCCCCAGCAGAGCTCCTCACCGTACGTTCAGTCGCTCCACATCCATGTGACGACCCGGGTTCGACTACACGACCCGCTAGAGTCATCAGACGACAGCCTTAACCCGTCGTGATtgttgaaggtgtgtgtgtgtgtgtttgtgtgcgcgcgCTGCAGTGTGCTCGAAGCGGCTCAGTCCAGGGGGGTCGAGTCCGCCAGCTCCAGCGACTCGGACAGCAGCTGCAGGTCCGAGTCGGACGGCGAAGGCGCCGCGGACGAGCGGCATCAACGCTACGTGAAAACTGAGGTCactagtttgtttttgtgttgtttgtagAGAGGAAGTAGATGTTTCTAGTCCTGATCTTCTTCCTGCTTCCACAGCCCGACATTCCTTCGGCGACCCACGACTGGCAGCTGGTGAACTGGATCCGGTCCAGCCTGAAGAACTCCAGCGCCGACGGTCAAGGCGTCAAACGCCCCTCGGAGAGCCTCGCCGGCAAACGCCCCCCAGCCCCTCAGAGCTCCACGAGCTCCGGTGTGGAGGGggaggccgccgccgccgcccgtGAGTCAAAACCTCCACACCCTGAACTCCAGGAGTTCTGTGGTGGTGCCGGAACCGTTCCCCAGCAGaaccaccacaacaacaacgATTCAGAGAGCCGCAAAAGGAAGCCGGCATGCCCCGCGTCCTCCTCCAAGCCAGCGCGGGCCGACGGCGTCGGCACGAAGTGCGAGGAGGCGGTGGCCTCGCCGGACGAGGACCCGTGTTTCACCGATCGGCCCAAAGTCAAGATGAAACCGGGGCGGAGCAAAAAGAGCCGGGACAGAGGCGGCGCCGCCAGAAACCACAGGAAGAGGACTCAGAATCACACGTCTCTGGACGAGTCCAAGGTGGACTGTCCGTCATGTGGGGGGCGAGACCCCAACCCCTGCTCCTGTCCCGCCCAAAGCCCCCCTCATCCTGACCGGCAGTCTCCTGCCCCGCCCCTCAGGATGAGCAAATCAAAGTCTGAGACCAACTGCAAGAAAGACACAAAGGTCGCTGACAGAACCGCCCACAAGCCCCCTGGGAAGGCAGGGCGCACATCGGGGAGCACCCgggaaccccccccacctccagtgTGCCTCATTGTAAGGATCGATCTCAGTTTGCTCTCCAGagtcccccccacctccagcaaAGCGAAGACACCGAGACGGGTCACCGCGCCGGCCGGAAGGGGCGGGGACACGCCGGCGGCGACAAAACGTACCAAAACCAGCAAAACCCGCTTACCTCATGAGGTGAGACGAGACGCCGTTTTCCAGTCGGGGCGCAGGAAGAGTAGCGATgcgtttctgacccccccccccgatgtgTCATCTGTCGTTTTCAAGGTGGAGGTAGACGCGTCTGCTCCCAGGAAGAAACCGAGACTGGAAAACCAGAATACCTCAAGTCACACCGTCAAACCAGAGTAGGTGTCACTGAGACCGCGACAGCTTCTTGTCTGTTGTGGCGGGGatgatcgatcgattgatctatcgattgattgattgatcttaTCACCTGCAGAAAACCCAGGAAGTCCACGACGGGCCGGGATCGaaagaaaaccaacaaacaccCGGTTCCTCTGCAGCAGCCTCCGACTCCCAAAGACGCCGCCAAAGAGTTAAAGGTGCGCAAACGCAAACCGGAGGACACTCCCCCAACCAGGAAGGAGGAGACGAGCGAAAACGCAAAGCGCAAGAGGAGCGGCGGGAAAAACGCCGAGCACGAAAACGGTTCGAAGGTGAACGTCAGGGATTTCCAGCAGCGTTCGgtgatgttgtttttcctttagCGTTAAAAACGGTTCTTCAGGCTTTCATAGTTTAGTGATTGTGtggatttaaataataatgaactgAACGTCTGCGCAGCAGAAACGGACAAAGAACGGGTTCGTCGTCCCGTCGTCTTCACAGCCCACCAAGAAGGGTTTGACCAGCAAACCAGaggacaggtaaaaaaaaacccagttttTTTCACCGAttcagaattcattcattcacttcattcattcattcagtttttgtccacttttgtgttttttgtcatctACGCGTTGATCTCGAATTGCTAAGTGCGCTAACGAAGCTGCGTGTCGCTCGCAGGGAGTATCCAGTGAAGCATTACATCAAAGAGGCCAAAAAACTGAAGCACAAAGCAGACGCTGAGGTGAGTTCCCGTGCCGGTCGTCATGACGACCGGCCGTCTTGGAGAGTTCATCGGGCGTGATTCCGTTTCTCTTCTGCAGCCAGATAAAGTCCGTAAAGCTCTCAGCTACATGGATTCGGCCATGTACTTCGTGGAGAGCGGCATCGCCATGGAGAAGGATCCTCAGATCTCCATGTCCTCCTACACCATGTTCGCAGAGACGGTGGAGCTGCTCAAGTACGAAACCGCTTCCGTTAGCCGTCCGCTAGCACGGCGTAGCGTCCAGACGGTgaccgtctctctctctgctcgcACAGGTTCGTACTGAAGCTGAAAATCCCAGAGGACCCCTCGGCCCCGCCCGcagaaaaagactttttagctttATGGTAAGAGAATTGTTTTACTTGTCATTCCTGTTATCaggattattgattattgttcATTGGAACTCGACCTGAGCACTGAAGTCGTTTATGGAAGGACTGatattacaggtagtcctcaagatacgaacatccgACTTATGAACCACTGCCGAGCAGCGTAACATCAACATATGTTCAGATTCCACGTGTCATGTTAACGTGACTCAGCAGATGTCACACTCAGTGaccagtttgctctgatgtcacttcctgtggtcttttggtctttcctgttggcgtcatctaCCACGTTTCtcattttctccacatctctgtgaacttctgagcagaaaacgaacccacaatgcatttctgttcatggagacgtacacacacctcagtggattaaagctgggcttagcctctacaccccccaggagaaaattccttcagcagaggtagagatgttaaagttacattgcGGTACTacaaaatttattattatgggatgttttaatgtcctgcaattgtttctggtcagtctgagggaacagaattttagtatttacagtagtaatgacattagtatttagagtagtaatgacattagtatttacagtagtaatgacattagtatttagagtagtaatgacattagtatttagagtagtaatgacattagtatttagagtagtaatgacattagtatttagagtagtaatgacattactttggTATTAAAGTAGTAATGACCACTAAATGGCCTcagatggagattatagattgaaatttaataaataacttatGAACCATTCATTTTATGAACAGCCTCTCGGagccagttgtgtttgtaggttgaggaccaCTTGTTCGTagcttgaggactacctgtaagcCTGTCTGTGGTGTCTGTGCTGAATAATCCAGTAATCGTTGTGTCTTTAGTTTGAAGTGCCAGTCTCTCTTGCATATGGCCATGTTCcgccacaaacacaaaactgcaCTCAAGTATTCAAAGATGCTCTCCGACCACTTCAAGGTAGATCATGAGTTCATATATTTAAAGCGAGTTTGAAACAAACGCCTCTACGTTGACGTTTAAATTTGGATCTTTTCCAGAACCCCTCCCACAAAGCCTTCAGTCCTTCTGTCGTGACGTCAAAGTAAGTCCTCTCCTGGGATACGTTAACCCCTCCGTCGCTGTAGCACCTCCTGAAGGCGTTTCTCCACCCTCTCCAGGGtcgacacccccacccccggcaCGCCGTCTCCCGCcaacacctccagcagctcGGGTCCCGGCTCCAATCAGGGCGTCGGCGGCTCCGTTGTGGATCCCGTCTGCGGCGGCGTGACGGTCCCTCTGGCCATCGAACAAGTAGCTTCCTCCTACGTGAACATCACCTCGTTGTTCCTGAGCGCTCAGGACACCTGGGAGCAGgctgaggcacaggcgcacagAGGCAGCGGTAAGAACGGCGGATTAAGGTTTCGGCTTTAGTGTGATGGAACGACTCGGAGGCAGAGGCTTCTGGGAGATGCTGGGTTGTTTGGAGATCTTCAGGAAATTTAACTGTTGCTGGAGCCACACAGCTGATGTGGGTTTAGTTTTGTAACGTCTGTGACCTTTGAACCCGTCTGTCCCTCCACAGGAATGCTGGCGGAGCTGGACAGAACTGTGGGCCGACTGAACCTGATGTCCAGCATGAGCGCTCTGGTGCGTTACACGAGGCAGGGCGTCCAGAGGCTGAGGCAGGCCAGCCAGAAGACCAAGTGACCAACCAATGACCCCCTCCTCCCCGTGACCTCTATGACCTCTGACTCCTGTAACCAGAACCGGCTCGTCTGTGCAAGCCGGCGCTTTCTTTACGACACATAGACTCATCAAAAAGTACGCTTGTTCAGTTTCTCACGTGGATGTtggtgtcacttcctgtctgttgctTTCCGGTTTTTCTCAGCTGATGTCACGACGAATCTTTGAATCAGGGCTTTTATTCCATGAGTGGCCTTAAAAAACGTTTGGATAGACGTCAGACCCGAGCTAAGCCAATGGAAGCTGACTAAATGCAGCCTCAACACTACTGTagcatcaaaataaaagcaggatcATGTTTGGGCTCTTCTGCCACAAAGGTTTCATGGTTTAGTTTCTCTTTAAAAGAGATTGATTTTCCCTTTTTCAGTGTAAATATTCTTGATTTGGTTTCAGGTATTTTTTTATAATCCACAAATTTTACCCCAAAATCGGAGGGACTTCAGATGTGATTCACACGCGGTGAACGTCTTCTTGTCTTCACTGGTGAAAAGAAGGGGGTGGAATTATTGCTGCCAAAAATATTTAGACATTTCTCTCACGTCTGCATTCAGTGTACCTGACCTACGCTGTCAGGCCTCCAAAGTGTTGCCAGATTTAAAGCGCGTATCAGAATGAATTGTTCACTTCATGCATCAATAAGGAAATAAAGAGGTATTTTTGGGGCATTAATGATGTCACTGTGAAGAAGCCggtgtctgattggctgaaatcTCACTGAACCccgcaagcaaaaaaaaaaagacgacgTAAATTAACAATCTTGAACTTCTAAGTTTAAGTATTAAATActcaaggaaaagaaatgaGGTGCAAAGATTAAGAACAGAAGCACTTCGACCACGTCTTCATGAATGTTCTGCGTCTCAGAGGTTTCATGTCGAGAACGAAGTGCAAGAACAAAACGGGGACGATATTCCAGCCCTGACTCTGGTCGAGGGGGACGTATGTGTTGATTCAGACTGGCGTTAAGTTTTGAAACGGTATGAAACTGCATTAGTGTtccctttctttgtttttgcacCAGTAAGCTACCTTCCTGTGTTTTCCACACTTTTGTTGAGTAGCAGACGTTGCAATGGAACGTTTTCCTGTAGCTGTGGGGTTCAAATAAAAAGCCAAACGATAGCTTACTAAAGAATGCACTTTTTGAGTATTTGTAATTTCAGTGTGTTGTTCCACCGGCGGGACTGTGCCAGACTTTACTCTTATTTATTGTAACTTTGATTCTCATCAATGAAGAGTTTTGTTGtcccaagttttttttttagtcacagCCTTTTATTGGTTTACAGGGGACACAAAAGTAATCAGTATGAAATCGTGACGCGAGAACAGAAATATGGGATTGACTTTCTGGGAATGAGCATTGTTGTGTTTTGGAATGTTTTTCCCATTAAGTCAGTCTTCGACGATGAAGGGCAAAATGAGGATGACGAAGTTGATTTTCTTTGAACACTGTGACTCAGAAACCATCAGCAGACCGCTGCCGAGACGATCGCACCCCAGGTCGTCCCGGCAGTCGACATTCAGAAATTATACGACTTCAACGGTTCATTTGTCACGTTCGTCGTTTCCGAcctgtagttttattttaaatcatccGAGATTGTTGGTGTTTCATCTGTGAATCTCAAGTTTACACTTTGTGTCCGAAGAAtcgctgggaaaaaaaaaatggaaggatgctttttttttgttttccttttgtgaaATATGTGAAGAATTTGTGTTGCGGtgtacagagaaataaacaCTGAAGACAAGgtcattgttttattgtttcacaCAATTTGATTTCTGCCTGTTATTTGAAAATGAGTGGAACAGCTTAATTACGCTCTCGTATCGCAAATTGCTGTAAACATTACAAAACATGTTAGTGCAAGTTTTACTTATCTAACTGTATTAGAATATTTACATTCAAATCTTTAAGATTAGGATattactaatttaaa encodes:
- the aff1 gene encoding AF4/FMR2 family member 1 isoform X2, producing the protein MTTNFGCCERRTMASPPSAYSEDRNLLRLRAWEQRNLGVSPAKELNAENVPLFGEPYKTKKGDELSNRIQRMLGSYEDVNNPCPFALEPLPVPPYVTSSQSDRGQPHTDNPTKPPFHYQVQHMPTHSQRAPPTSSLSSQPTRTASSSPPHPAGHSSTSSSACQKTSEAPSHVTAEMGSPSPDAKPEPFLCSGGRDDITADAVHRRHADHPPESVLNLKQSPKEGSLQQAGKGSALPSQTFPSLLSKQPSAAVTQKPTAYVRPMDGQDQVFSESPELKPSPEPYVPLPEPISKSELEKTSLFPQYLETKTSEVHCVDDILKEMTHSWPPLLAAIHTPSTGELSKSLFSAKEADHVSSGQKNDDSTRSDPSQLPQQSSSPVLEAAQSRGVESASSSDSDSSCRSESDGEGAADERHQRYVKTEPDIPSATHDWQLVNWIRSSLKNSSADGQGVKRPSESLAGKRPPAPQSSTSSGVEGEAAAAARESKPPHPELQEFCGGAGTVPQQNHHNNNDSESRKRKPACPASSSKPARADGVGTKCEEAVASPDEDPCFTDRPKVKMKPGRSKKSRDRGGAARNHRKRTQNHTSLDESKVDCPSCGGRDPNPCSCPAQSPPHPDRQSPAPPLRMSKSKSETNCKKDTKVADRTAHKPPGKAGRTSGSTREPPPPPVCLIVRIDLSLLSRVPPTSSKAKTPRRVTAPAGRGGDTPAATKRTKTSKTRLPHEVEVDASAPRKKPRLENQNTSSHTVKPEKPRKSTTGRDRKKTNKHPVPLQQPPTPKDAAKELKVRKRKPEDTPPTRKEETSENAKRKRSGGKNAEHENGSKVNVRDFQQRSKRTKNGFVVPSSSQPTKKGLTSKPEDREYPVKHYIKEAKKLKHKADAEPDKVRKALSYMDSAMYFVESGIAMEKDPQISMSSYTMFAETVELLKFVLKLKIPEDPSAPPAEKDFLALCLKCQSLLHMAMFRHKHKTALKYSKMLSDHFKNPSHKAFSPSVVTSKVDTPTPGTPSPANTSSSSGPGSNQGVGGSVVDPVCGGVTVPLAIEQVASSYVNITSLFLSAQDTWEQAEAQAHRGSGMLAELDRTVGRLNLMSSMSALVRYTRQGVQRLRQASQKTK
- the aff1 gene encoding AF4/FMR2 family member 1 isoform X3 — its product is MTTNFGCCERRTMASPPSAYSEDRNLLRLRAWEQRNLGVSPAKELNAENVPLFGEPYKTKKGDELSNRIQRMLGSYEDVNNPCPFALEPLPVPPYVTSSQSDRGQPHTDNPTKPPFHYQVQHMPTHSQRAPPTSSLSSQPTRTASSSPPHPAGHSSTSSSACQKTSEAPSHVTAEMGSPSPDAKPEPFLCSGGRDDITADAVHRRHADHPPESVLNLKQSPKEGSLQQAGKGSALPSQTFPSLLSKQPSAAVTQKPTAYVRPMDGQDQVFSESPELKPSPEPYVPLPEPISKSELEKTSLFPQYLETKTSEVHCVDDILKEMTHSWPPLLAAIHTPSTGELSKSLFSAKEADHVSSGQKNDDSTRSDPSQLPQQSSSPVLEAAQSRGVESASSSDSDSSCRSESDGEGAADERHQRYVKTEPDIPSATHDWQLVNWIRSSLKNSSADGQGVKRPSESLAGKRPPAPQSSTSSGVEGEAAAAARESKPPHPELQEFCGGAGTVPQQNHHNNNDSESRKRKPACPASSSKPARADGVGTKCEEAVASPDEDPCFTDRPKVKMKPGRSKKSRDRGGAARNHRKRTQNHTSLDESKVDCPSCGGRDPNPCSCPAQSPPHPDRQSPAPPLRMSKSKSETNCKKDTKVADRTAHKPPGKAGRTSGSTREPPPPPVCLIVRIDLSLLSRVPPTSSKAKTPRRVTAPAGRGGDTPAATKRTKTSKTRLPHEVEVDASAPRKKPRLENQNTSSHTVKPEKPRKSTTGRDRKKTNKHPVPLQQPPTPKDAAKELKVRKRKPEDTPPTRKEETSENAKRKRSGGKNAEHENGSKQKRTKNGFVVPSSSQPTKKGLTSKPEDREYPVKHYIKEAKKLKHKADAEPDKVRKALSYMDSAMYFVESGIAMEKDPQISMSSYTMFAETVELLKFVLKLKIPEDPSAPPAEKDFLALCLKCQSLLHMAMFRHKHKTALKYSKMLSDHFKNPSHKAFSPSVVTSKVDTPTPGTPSPANTSSSSGPGSNQGVGGSVVDPVCGGVTVPLAIEQVASSYVNITSLFLSAQDTWEQAEAQAHRGSGMLAELDRTVGRLNLMSSMSALVRYTRQGVQRLRQASQKTK
- the aff1 gene encoding AF4/FMR2 family member 1 isoform X5, which gives rise to MLGSYEDVNNPCPFALEPLPVPPYVTSSQSDRGQPHTDNPTKPPFHYQVQHMPTHSQRAPPTSSLSSQPTRTASSSPPHPAGHSSTSSSACQKTSEAPSHVTAEMGSPSPDAKPEPFLCSGGRDDITADAVHRRHADHPPESVLNLKQSPKEGSLQQAGKGSALPSQTFPSLLSKQPSAAVTQKPTAYVRPMDGQDQVFSESPELKPSPEPYVPLPEPISKSELEKTSLFPQYLETKTSEVHCVDDILKEMTHSWPPLLAAIHTPSTGELSKSLFSAKEADHVSSGQKNDDSTRSDPSQLPQQSSSPVLEAAQSRGVESASSSDSDSSCRSESDGEGAADERHQRYVKTEPDIPSATHDWQLVNWIRSSLKNSSADGQGVKRPSESLAGKRPPAPQSSTSSGVEGEAAAAARESKPPHPELQEFCGGAGTVPQQNHHNNNDSESRKRKPACPASSSKPARADGVGTKCEEAVASPDEDPCFTDRPKVKMKPGRSKKSRDRGGAARNHRKRTQNHTSLDESKVDCPSCGGRDPNPCSCPAQSPPHPDRQSPAPPLRMSKSKSETNCKKDTKVADRTAHKPPGKAGRTSGSTREPPPPPVCLIVRIDLSLLSRVPPTSSKAKTPRRVTAPAGRGGDTPAATKRTKTSKTRLPHEVEVDASAPRKKPRLENQNTSSHTVKPEKPRKSTTGRDRKKTNKHPVPLQQPPTPKDAAKELKVRKRKPEDTPPTRKEETSENAKRKRSGGKNAEHENGSKVNVRDFQQRSQKRTKNGFVVPSSSQPTKKGLTSKPEDREYPVKHYIKEAKKLKHKADAEPDKVRKALSYMDSAMYFVESGIAMEKDPQISMSSYTMFAETVELLKFVLKLKIPEDPSAPPAEKDFLALCLKCQSLLHMAMFRHKHKTALKYSKMLSDHFKNPSHKAFSPSVVTSKVDTPTPGTPSPANTSSSSGPGSNQGVGGSVVDPVCGGVTVPLAIEQVASSYVNITSLFLSAQDTWEQAEAQAHRGSGMLAELDRTVGRLNLMSSMSALVRYTRQGVQRLRQASQKTK